A DNA window from Ostrea edulis chromosome 5, xbOstEdul1.1, whole genome shotgun sequence contains the following coding sequences:
- the LOC125649831 gene encoding uncharacterized protein LOC125649831, whose amino-acid sequence MCDRRDRVLLIQTGGTIDKDYPKTKLGYAFEITDPAVQRILPKARMGIGYDVITTCRKDSQDITDEDREKMAKTCMETHSKRILVTHGTDTMIETATYLASRVDGKIIIITGAFLPEIFRATDADFNVGFAMGVLQTMQTPGVFIAINGLVSLWSKCRRNKDTDMFEGEL is encoded by the exons ATGTGTGACCGAAGAGATCGTGTTTTGTTAATACAAACAGGAG GAACTATTGACAAGGACTATCCAAAAACAAAGTTGGGATACGCATTTGAAATAACGGATCCAGCAGTCCAACGAATTCTCCCAAAAGCCCGAATGGGAATCGGCTATGACGTAATTACCACCTGTCGAAAAGACAGCCAGGATATCACAGACGAGGACAG AGAGAAGATGGCGAAAACCTGCATGGAGACGCATTCGAAGAGAATTCTGGTAACCCACGGGACGGACACTATGATCGAAACAGCGACATACTTAGCTAGTAGAGTGGATGGCAAGATCATCATAATAACAGGGGCGTTCTTACCAGAGATATTCAGGGCAACAGACGCGGATTTCAATGTCGGGTTTGCCATGGGAGTCCTTCAGACTATGCAAACACCCGGGGTGTTTATAGCTATCAATGGATTAGTGTCACTATGGTCAAAATGTAGACGCAACAAAGACACAGACATGTTTGAGGGAGAATTGTGA